The Thunnus thynnus chromosome 19, fThuThy2.1, whole genome shotgun sequence genome contains the following window.
ATATCTAAGTAGACGTCGCCGGTTGCAGAGTGTCTTACAGGTGCCCTACTTACATATGAATAGAAATAAGAAACTATGGAGGAAATGCGTCACATGGTCACCTTTTTTAGGTTGACCTGGGCTGTCCCagatttcattttcacagtgaCTGCAACCTCCAGTACGCTAAGATGGTGCAATCAGGTCAAGGCAGCACACAGTCAGGTCACATTTTTCACCTAAATACTAACTTTATTAGAACCATTTGCAGCCAGTAAAATGTTTATTCTGCCTCATGAGTGACTGACTGTATCATGGCTAGCTTTAGGAGATGTGTGTGCCTATTTATGTATGATGGTGGGAGGCTGTTAGTGTCGCCAGAGAAAGCCTGCAGGATCACCTCAGCTGCTGTACATCCCGAGTACTATCTCCAACCAATGCACTACTATAAAACCTCCAGCATGCGTATATCCTGTTATCCTTCATTAGGGTCTGATATACTGTAGCTATACCTCAATAAACGCTTCTCGCCTCGGACATATTGttctaagatgataaaaaaaatatgcaggtATTTTCCTTGCAGGACTGAACACTACACATCCCACAGCTCTCATTCACTTTACGAGAAAAGAGCTCACGCCGCCGCGGTTTTTGACGTGAACATGACGGGACGTCTGCGGACGCAATGATTGGAGAAAGAAACTACAATGAGCCGTGCACGGCGAGACAGGACACATACATGAAATACTTCTTAATGAAGAAAAGCATGTCACAGCAAATGTGCAGAAAATAACAAGGACTCGGTCAATGGTTGCTAGTTGTgaattgtttattatttaatatcCATACTGAACGTGTAATGTAAACTACTGTGACAGTGATGCCCTCGAGGTAACATTAATCTACCAAACTAGCCACTAATGGGACCAAGCCTAATTTAGCCGTAAGCTATGACATGGCTAATGCTCTGTATCTAACGTTATATCAGCCTTCCATCATCCCCAACATCGTTCAATTAAAGTCAGGACACGACTCCATTAACGTCACAACTAAATAAACACCTGGACAACAAACGCTGACGACGATAACCAGTAATATGTGTCAGTTACACCGCCTGGTTAACTTACATCAGTTTGAACCTCCCTTGCTTGTGTAATTCACATTTGTTCCTACCTCGCCAGCCGGATAACGTTGATGGTGAACAGGACAGAGAACCACAGAGATGCTTCTCACAAATCAGTGCAAAAGCCACGACGAGCTGTGTCGGTGAAGCGGCGCCTTTCTTGGCATCTCACTGCGTGACTGACACCCGGACCGTTGTCTGCTGAGCCTGTCCTCCAGCAACCTGCTGAAGCCTAATGTTACTCCGTATGAAAGGCTGTTGTCCCGTAGCAGGCACAGAGGCTTGGGAGGCAGCGGGAGGCAGTGGGAGGCAgggtgaggaggtgaggaggtgaggaCAGCTGCTGGCTCCGTTCCACTACAACTGGCTAGCTACTTCTGGgtcaacattttcaaaataaaagcgtCTTCtgctacttcttcttctcttattGTTTAATGGCGGTTTGCAAACAACTTTCAgctgcattactgccaccttctgGATTGGAGTGTGGATCAGAACAATTATTATTCTATTACAtaaaaggtatactatgcaggatttgacGTTGGTGTTTGTAAAGACAGAGttgagagagatagagatagagagacttTTAATGCCTTTTAATAAAAACCAAGGCACTTAAAAATAACACCAGGTATAGCTCCTACCCATTGAGAGAAAGTAACATAAACCAAAATCACACCCCACGACACCCTTTAAGCCATCCACCAATCACGcctcaaacacatgcacacacacccctcaCCCGCACCGCACATGTTtgcatacacacccacacacacagctgcagcccTGTACAGCAGCATTCCTTATAAGAAGACCAAAACATATCAAGCCTTCCCCTTCAGATACATATACAGAGACCCTCCTCCCTCACACTACAAACAGCCCTTTCTATACACCACACCTTCTGAAACCCAGCAATATCATTTACCAGACTGTAATGAGCATACTCAGCCCTTAGAGACCAGCCCCTCTAACACTAACACTGGCTCTACCGGCCCACAGGCCTTCACTTTATTCCTCCTTGTGAGCCAAGTAGCCAGTTTAGCCTGCCCAAACAGAAAGTTCATCAGCACACTTCACAGAATACAATGGTCCCAGAACGTACAACCCCACAGAAAAAAGAGCCCCCATTTTTCCACATAGCACATTCAACAGAGCAAGAACTGGTGACACACAGCTACATTCAGTGAACACGTGCAAAAGTCTCAGGAAATTCTCAGGAAAATTAGTCACTAGGGCTTCATGAAGCACCCTCCACCAAACATCCCCTGTTCTTTTAAAGCCCCCACCTAAACCTTTCCATAGTCTGCCCTCTCAGAGCGTCCTGCCACTGATGCTCCCTGACGTCCTGCAGAGCTCTAATGTTTCTGACCTTCACGGCAGCTGCGTGCAATGCCTTCCCTTCACAGCCTCCAAACTCCCAAGGCTTGGAGTAGCAAAGGACAACAGCCCCCCCCATGCCCTCCTCCTGCCATCCTTGAGTCTCAGCTGACACTGTTAGGGAGGGAAAACTCCCGCACTTCACTTGGCAGTGACCTTAAAACCTCTCCCCTCAGCCTCTCCCCTCAGTCTTGCCATGACTGCTGAGGTGTCTTCCACCCCGCACCTTCAGCCTGTCTCAGATGATCTGATCTCAGATTTTGTCAAGGACACGGCTCACTGGAAATGATGAAGGGCTGTCCTAAAGACCttggattggttctgcaattcagggtttttttttttaaactctctaattgtttccacacatttttaacaacaaaacctGGAAGATTATCCTCAGTCTCTATGAGTGAAGTGTTTAGAGACCGACCTGTGAGTCAACCTGCACACAGGCATTTACACAAAACGTCAAACCAGTCCAGTATTTTTTATGTCTGAAAACATGTCTAGAGGGGATCTGTCAGTGTTTAGTAGAACCATAGACTATCCCTATCCAACTACTGTATTTTTAACTATTAATAAAAAAGGGATATAGTTATTTACATCATTGATATTATTTACTTTTGAAGTAGTTACATCTTTTATGCTGGTAATAAAATAGCTGCACTTATCCCTAACTCATTACTGCAGTTGAggtgcctttgagcaaggcTATTTGAGTGTAAAGCAGAGTGTTTCTGAGGAGGAGACTCTTTCACCTCAGTGAAACTATCctggtttaaaaaaaggttCCATGATGCATCACATTAAGCTTCTGCCTGGTGCATTTAGCTTTGCAACCATGGACTCACTAAATGTTGAGTCATATATGAACTTTTAGAATGTAAAGATGTGATGGTGAAGTCTGTGAAAAGTAAGAGCTTGGGAATTAAAGGTCAGATCAAATCATTTGTCTCTCATGAGACAAAAATGaacctgaaattgacaaaatgaCTGTAAAGGGGCAACATGTCGATTACTAGGACACTGGAAAGTAGCTAAAGCTTAAGCAGTCAGTGCCCAGTAGACTAAAATGTAGCTtggaacatttttttctagACTAATATTTAGAAAaagatgatgtgtgtgtctAGATTTCTTTCATGGCTAAGAATCCCCTGTATATGGGATTGTTTACTCTCTCATTTTATGTCATTGTTAACTGGGCCCCCTCtttaatgcatgtttttttgttgtttattttctacACCATgtcttgaaatgtcaacttccaTTGTGACCCTGAAATGATGTTAAGATCCACTTGTTGCCATGTGCCAAGCCTTTTCTTTAGAAGTAAAAGGTAAAATCTCTAAAATAAAGATAAGAGCAGCAAAGCAGTGACAAAGTTATGTAATAGGACTAAGTAATGTACTGCAGGTGTGCGGTCTACAGTGCCAAAGGTCAGGTCAAAAGACAGATATTCAATACAACAACAGTAtgagtcaaaagtttggacacacaaactcattcaaggatttttctttatttttactatttcctacattgtagaacaatactgaagacatcaaaactatgaaataacataTATGGAATCATGTAGTAAACAACAAAGTGTTTCACATTTTAGATCCCTCAAATTAGCCCctgtttgccttgatgacagctttgtACACTCTTGGCAATATCTcaaccagcttcatgaggttGTTACCTGGAATGGTTTTCAATTAACAGGTCTGCCTTGTCAAAAGTTAAGTGGTAGAATTTCTTGCCTTCTTAATGCGTTACagaccatcagttgtgttgtgctgaGGTAGTTTTGGTATACAGCAAATAGCCCTATTCCACTACTGTAGTAATCCATATTATGGCAAGAACTGTCAAGCTAAGTAAAGACAAATGACAGTCCATCATTACTTTACAACATGAAGGTCAGGCAATCCAGAAAAGTTCAAGAACTTTGAAATTTCTTTAGGTACAGCAACAAAAACCATCAAACACCGTGATGAAACTGGCTCTCATGAGGACCATCCCAGGAAAGGAAGACCAAGGGTTACCTCTGCTGAAGAAGTTAAGTTTATTAGAGTTACCAGCATCATAAATCGCCAATTAACGGCACCTCAGATTAGAGCCGACATCAATGCTTCCCAAAGTTCAAGTAGCAGACACATCTCAACATCAACTGTTCAGAGGACACTGTGCGAATCAGGCCTTTGTGGCCGAATTGCTGCAGATCAACTGAGGGAGACGAATAAGAAGAGAATTGTTTGGGCCAAGAAACACAAGGAATGGACGTTAGACCAGTGGAAATTTGTGCTTTGGTCTAACGAGTCCAGATGTGAGATTTTTGGTTCCAGCTGCTGTGTCTTTGTGAGATGCAGAATAGGTGAACAGATGGTATCTGCATGTGTGGATCCCACCATAAagaatggaggaggaggtgtgacaCTGTTGGAGATTAATTTAGAATTCAAGGCACACTTAACCAGCATGGCTACCACTACATACTACCTGACCTAAACCCAACTGAGATGGTTTGGGATGAATTGGAccgcagagtgaaggaaaagcaGCCAACATATGCTCATCATgtggctactttgaggaatctaaaatatgaaatacattttggttTAACACTATTGTGTTTACTACATTATTCCATGTGTTATTTCaattttgatgtcttcagtatgctctacaatgtagaaaatactgaaaataaagaaaagcccTTGAATGAGcagatgtgtccaaacttttattgtgtatatgtgtacacaAAGTGGACCACTTGCAATTATCTCAATGGTTTATGCTTTAAATCTACTGAGGTAACTCTTAGGTATTCCAGCCTCTCACCTCATGTTGACAGTCACCAGCTTATCCTGAATTCCACTTTAAGCAGTCCCTGAACACCCACTTGTTGATATTTAGTTCAGTTCAAAACATGAAGCATGGATCTCTCTGACATGTCCTGTTCATTGTAACCATGTTTTCCCACATTTTACATTGGTTgtgacaacatttaaaaaaaaatttagttCACAGACttaatgaatgttttattcaaattacaaaacagGGGAACAATGTCAAATAGCAATGTTCGCTGCTTCATACACAACTACTGAGCTGAGCTAATCAAGAAAATGCACTTTCACTgtgtgatttgttttctttaaaatgtaactCATATTGCTTTTGAAAGCCTATTACATACATGTAGGTACACAGAACTGTTTCAGCAACAAGTCATCAATCTATCAAATTagtcagagagacagtgaaaagAAACTGCAAAATTCATTGCTAGTTTAAGACACTTGTGGATGTTTGTCATAACAAAAAATACCTTATGTGTGCTTCCATATTAGCTTTTTTGCATTGGCTCCCTGTATAatccagaattgaatttaaaatacttCTCCTCACcaacaaagcccttaatggtcaggcaccatcatattttaaagagctcatagtactcTATTACCCCACTACAACACTACACTCCCAGGCTGGAgacttacttgtggttcctagagtttccaaaagtagaatgggaggcagaaccttcagctatcaggctcctgtcctgtggaaccatcttccagtttgggTTCAGGAGACAGACACCTTCTCTACGTCTAAGAGTAGACGTAAAACTTTCCtgttttgataaagcttatagttagggctggccTAGGCTTGCTTTAGACCaactagttatgctgctataggcctagactgccgggagACTTGCCATGATGCattgagctcctctctcctccactcccTCTCCATTTGTGCTCATTCACgtcccattaatgcatgttactaactcgGCATCTTCTCTCTATGTAGAATCTGTGATTGCAAGCCACCCACtgctacaattattattattagtcttattattattactatacatATCTATGTAGAACTTGCATCGTGACatgctccctccctccttctctctcaacccaactggtcaaggcagatggccaccGACCTAGAGCTCAGTTCTGCTCGAAGTTTCTTCATGTTAAAGGGGAGcttttccttgccactgtcgcaaagtgctgctcatggggcaATGTTGGGTCTGTACAGAGTACGGTTTAcacctgctctatatgaaaagtgccctgagataacttctgttatgatttggtgccatataaataaaattgacttgacttgagcTGACAGGATACAgagcttttttaaaacaataaattaaaaaaagagactgaGTTGAAATGAAACCAGCATTTAAGACAGGACACTGTATGGTGGGCTCAGCAGCTAACAGTCTTTATACAATGAGTCTGAGGTGTAACTTACAGCTCAATTTACTTCCTAATTCAACAAGTTTATTTTCACACTGAGAAGAAGCAAACTAGTCTCTCAAAAGGCAACAAGACCAAACTGGTATACTGAtacttaaaggaaaaaatgataTATCACTTTATTTGAACATGTATTATTGGCAGTCAGCACccagtttaaatgtttaatgtgctTCAGTAATGCCTGACatcaaaatttaacattttccttatttaaaatatgaagaaattcATGAAGAAATAACTATAATTTTCTGATCGCGGGTAGAGGAGgatttctttttgttatgaCAGAACAAAGTGAGTGTGgtgcaaacatacagtagcttTGGAAGAAACCCTATTCAAGATACTGTAGACCTGAAAGGGATGTTACTCTTGTGACTTTCTCAAAATATGTTGCATATAAATAAGTTTGACAAGgtggagaggaaagagagagagctggcTCTTGTCATTAGAGGAAGTAGGGAGTGGTTGTTCGGGGAGGTATGACGCGCTCGGAGTCGGGGACGGCGCGGAACAGCTTGGGCTCTCGTCTGTTCACGTCCTTGAAGACCATGATGGACGCGATGTTCCCGCAGCGGTAGCAGTAGTTGGGCGCTGACCACACGGTCACCAGCTTCTCGTCAAACATGAACTTGTAGCCTTCGTGAACCAGCTGATGTGCACGGCAGATGAGCTTCAGGTTGTTGATGtgaacaaactaaaacaaaaaggaGGTGTGAGCATTAATTTCATACAACTGAAGTTTCCACTCAGTTTCAAATGTTGACGATACAGCTTACTTCTAGAACTGCaatgatttgttgattaatcacttggtcgacagaaaattaatctgcaactattttgacaatagAACAatcctttcattcatttttaagcaaaaatgccaaataattGCTGGTTTTAActcctcaaatgtgattatcaaatgctttctttgtcatacatgactATAAAGTGAATATCattgactgttggttggacaaatcaacatttttcactattttctgacattttatgcacaaaatgattaaaagattgatcatgaaaatcatctgcagattaatcaataatgaaaataattgttagttgcagccctataatCATTTAAGCAATTATTTAAGCAATAATCCATTGCTTCCAGCTTCCCAAAAGGGGATTATTTTCTGGGCGTCAGACTCTTCTGTGATGATAAACCGAATATcttttgactgttggtcggacaaaacaagacatgttgAAAAGTTACTATGAGCTCTGCGTACTTGTGATGCAATTCTTTCAcaattttcagatattttagatGAAGcacaaataattgattaatcgaaaACATAATCAATTGATtcactgataatgaaaataaacgttACTTACCTCATTGGTAACCTTGGAGCCAAACAGCCAGCCTGCACCTCGAGGACTGATAGCCCAGGTGTCCACATCCTCTGGATCTGACCACACCAGATCACAGAAGGCCCCCTTGTGGGGAATCTCTTGGTTGCGTTCGATAGTGCGGATTTGGTCCAAAGTCTTGATGTCGGGTGAAAGACCACCGTGAACACACAGGACCTGCTCATCTATCAACTGgaaattcaaaaataaaaagatggcATTAGAAAATCAGGTAGTTCTGAAAATATCTCAGCAACAAATGACCTGAGTCTAAATGCTCAGCAACAACTACAATTATACAAATTGTACTTAAAATAAGGATATCAGATGATACACTGGGGAAACTTAATGATTCTGTTGATATCGGCTCATGTGAAGGTGCATACTGCATTactgcatactgtacattactTGGGGAGATCAGTGACATGGCAGCATGGCAGAGGCTCCCCCTGTAAATAACAACTGCTCAGATTACAGTATCTACTTCTCAGTGAGTGTGGGAATACAGTCCTGTTATTAGCTGACTAACTATCAGGCATTGTTTCATCACTTTAAATCTAATGCAGATTCTCACCTGAATGAGTTCTGCTACTAATGTTGCCACCATGATGAACTGCGCTGTGTCTGTGGGGCTCTTTTTGGTCATGCTAGCAGCCTGGCTAAATGAACGACCATGTTGGTTGGTcattcaccactttggtccagactgaaatgtctcaccAAATATTGAATGGATTGCAATCAAATATTGTACACACATTCCTTGTCTACAGAGGATGattcctactgactttggtgattccctgaccagcaccaccatgaggttgaccatgaaatttggttgaGTCATTTATGTCCCCATaggatgaattttaaaaactttgttcCCCCGACCTTTCAtttagtgccatcatcaggtcaggATTTGTTTGTCCAAATTGTCCTagtttggtttatgaccaaatacctgcaaaactaatgacattcccatgagttgtattttgtatttagtgttaattagcaaatgttagcatgttaagaTACTACACTAAGATGGTAAAAAATAATACCTGCTAAACAGACTAGCGTTGTAACTGTGAGCATGCTAAAATgcagatgttagcatttagctcaaagcacagctgaaACCCCTTTTTCTAACAAATGTAGATGATACTGAAAATGTCTAAAGATAAATAACTAGATACAACTAGGGGTAAgtaggaaaatgtgtttttattgattaaaaaggacaggttcacaatttttcaagtgtgtcttaaaatagcagtcaggtgtccatatgaacactgaaagaggttttcctctctgtaatcattcctactCTTCATAAAgattcaaatgtgctttcatttaaaaaaaatggatgtgaagcttatatgaggcttcagcagtctgagttcaATTCAAGAGTCTTCAATACAGAGTGAAGACCTCTGAATTATTGCTTTAGGGGAGAATTTATCCACGTTTACTTACGATTAAAGATTCACACTATGTGACAATTAAAAAAGGCCCAACAGCCAAATGTTATCATGTTACCAATGTGAaccataaattaaaaaaaagaacataaaaaacCATAAATGCACTTACAGCTGCCACAGTTAGCATGTCAAACACTTTTGTGCAATACCGCCAGGCATTTGCGTTTCCATATTTTGTTTGGCACTCGTCTAAAAATAAGCAGAACATACATGGCGATGTGGTTGGATGAGCTTGTGAAATATGAAAGCTGAACAAATTTGCATACATAAATAGTAGACGAAGAATCACGTGTCACCTACCGTAAAAGCCGTACACTTGTGTTATTTGCCTGCTCTCGTGGTTTCCTCGTAGGAGCGTGATACGATCCGGCCACTTCGCTTTTAAAGCTAGCAGATGTGTAAATGTCTCCAAGCTATAATATCCTCGGTCTACAAAATCTCCctaaaagaaggaaaagacCATCAGAGACCACCAAGATCCTCCCTAAATCCATTCAAAACACATCTCTTCAGGACTCTGATTTAGCATCACTCTCCTGTAACACTTTCAGACTTGAGATggacagtatttttaaaaaaaaaagaagatccAAATCAGTGCAGCGGAACCAGAGATAtcgttttgtttttattctgagCAATCTTCATCCTTGTCAAAACCACCTATCACCatcattacccacaatgcacctcGACTCGATTCACTCAACTGTGCAGATTCTGGTATGTTAACGCTTGTAGCCCCTAACGTAGCCAGGAGCAGCAAGCTAGAGCAGAGATGGTAACCTCAGTCCACGCttactcaagtgacatcacttgaggcaattcaTCAGATTTCAAACAGTTCCCTCTGGAAACACAAAAGTCTTTACACTACTTTTttacacatatgcagtagtGCTCCCCAACACGTGGAAACATGCTTATATGTAAAATTGGACTGAAACAGAGACAGATTCAGTGCGGTGTTAGCGTTTTGACAACAAAACTGGAATTCACAGGTTAACTCAGGAAACAATGCTATGTATGTTTTAGGGTTAGAGTTAACATCAAAATAACATtgcaatatataatatatatatatacatttgttGCAAGACGATCATCATAATATCTGTGTAAATGATATCTCTAAAATGTCATTATTCAAAAGGAAAGACAgagttcagatgtttttttcaacGTGGAGGTTGACTAACTGAAAATAAGGCATGATTGATAGAAAACTAACTTAccatgaaaatgtaatttgtgtCTGGAACTTGGCCTCCAGTTCTGAAGAGCTCGCAAAGATCATAAAActagaaagaaaatgaaagaaagctcATTTATTCTTGAATTCATGACTATGATTGTTCATAACAACCACAGTATTAGACATGTAATAAGAATAAACAAactcattttgtgttttacatggACTGTGTTTTAGATGATAGAAGGTTTAGAAGAGCTGAATATAATTGCAAGTATCTGATATCTGCTTAGGCTGTTTTTTACAGGTATAATGCACATTAATTACAATCATtgtaaatgtgccagtgttAGCCACAAGACTCATTTTCAACTGTTGATCAGATGCTAGATTAGCCATTGAAAAGAACAATAAAGCAATAATGTGCAAAATCaaatcagaattttttttccccaagtgAGTAATTTAGGTAGACGGTTAGAGGACATGCTTACCTGACCATGGATATCTCCACAAACAGTAACTGGAGTAGAGACTGGCTGAACATTGGATTCTTCCAGCAGTAAATCACAAACATAATCACATaatctctggaaaaaaaaaaaaaaacatgacaaaggtCACTCTTCACGGTCTTACATTACAGAATCACgctgactgatcagctgttgtACTCCATGGTTTCAAATTAATGATAGcttttcaatatttaactaCTGTTGTTTAACTCTGACATGGAAACGGCTGGATGCACAGGTGGGAGCTACAGAGGTTTCAAAACTCCAGATGATCAGCGAGATTCATTCTATATCAGGGCTGAAATGCTTATTTATtcttcattatcgattaatctgacaaGTAGTTTCTCAATTCATCGGTTtatctataaaaatgtcaaaacccAAAGCGACATCACAAAATTCCTTTTTATCTAATCATCAATCAACAATCAAAAgacagtttactatcatatatggcaaagaaaaacaggaaatgctcATAACTGAGACACTGTATTCAGAAATTGTTTATGTCTATATTAAAGCTAACACCATTACtcattgactttggaaacatcaTGCATCTATTGAACTTTAAAACTGTTTAACAGTGGATTTCCTTtaactttaaatataattaaattgaaaaacataaaagaaataaatgtaaaattgagataaataaaataaatacacacacacaataataaataaaaataaattagacCAAAATCAATTAGAATATGTTGGAGTGCACTGCAACAACCTACTGACAactgctaatgtttgctaacattaaattaaagttcagcttcctgactcattttagagagggcgagagaaagagagagagacagcggtGGTCGAGCGAGCCAGAGAGTGAATAAAGAGAGGGAGCGATGCTGGCGAGAGCAAAGCCTGagtcagataaataaaatgttattttctgattgtttcatggtaaCAAAGAGAAAcg
Protein-coding sequences here:
- the ppp6c gene encoding serine/threonine-protein phosphatase 6 catalytic subunit; this translates as MAPLDLDKYVEIARHCKYLPENDLKRLCDYVCDLLLEESNVQPVSTPVTVCGDIHGQFYDLCELFRTGGQVPDTNYIFMGDFVDRGYYSLETFTHLLALKAKWPDRITLLRGNHESRQITQVYGFYDECQTKYGNANAWRYCTKVFDMLTVAALIDEQVLCVHGGLSPDIKTLDQIRTIERNQEIPHKGAFCDLVWSDPEDVDTWAISPRGAGWLFGSKVTNEFVHINNLKLICRAHQLVHEGYKFMFDEKLVTVWSAPNYCYRCGNIASIMVFKDVNRREPKLFRAVPDSERVIPPRTTTPYFL